The genome window CGGAGGTGGAAAGAGCACGTTCCTGTGCGCTACGTAATGCCGGTTGTGAAGAACTTAAACAATATTCATCAATAACTGAGATAGTGCCACTGAGTTGGCCAAGTATTCAATTGCCGGCAACGAGCTTGATAGTCAGCGTCGGTTATGATCTGTTCAATTATATAATGAGTGCGGATAATTATTTAGCCGAAGATAAAACGCATGGTACAGCGTATGAAAAACCAAAAGTGCCTGAAATTTGCCAACAAACTTTGTTGGTTTATCGTCATCGTTATCGCGTTAGTATTGCTTTGCTTAAGCCTTGGCAAGCTGCAGTACTGACGGCGTTACAATCTGCGCAGCAAAATCAACAATCACTCAACAATGAATTTTGGTATCAAGTAGCTAAGAAAGCACAACTGAGCTCAAGTGCGCTGTTGGCTGAGCTTAATAATTGGTTACCTAAAGCATTGAGCAGCAGTCAGGTTTGTTAATGGCAGTTAAGGTCATAGAGCGGTTTGGTTAAAAAATTTTACTTTTAGCTAATTACTTTAAACCTATATGGTTATCGCTTATTACGCCAATTCAGCATGAAACTCGTAAGCATATTGCTGCTTGTTAGTTGATGTTTTCCTGACTTTGCTTGTCAATAAAGGGTTAAATCAATGCGTCTTTCAAAGATGGCCCTTGCTCTAAAATATTTTTTAGTACCGTTAATGCTTGGGACAATTGTTCCCGGTTCGATGGGCGACTTAAGCAGAGGCGAACAGCAGGGGACGGCACTTGATGGCCAACGCGGTAATCATCAGCGCTGCGCACTAATACCCCGTTATCCATTGCCTGAGCAACGAATTCATGACTTAACCACCCCGTTGGTAACTTGAGCCATAAATTAAAGCTGCTTGCTTGGCTAACGGTTAACCAGGGAGCTAAGTGCTCTTTTGCTATTGCCTGTCTGGCGTGCATCTCTTGTGTTAACCAGTGTTCTAGTTCGGCCAGCTCACCATTGTCCATCCATTGGCATAGGCAGTGGATCAAAAGAGGGGAGTTGGTCCATGAGGAAGCACGTAATGACAATCGGATTTTATCGTACAATGCCTTTGGTGTGACTAGCGTGCCTAAGCGCATGGCACCGTCAAAACGCTTAGAAAAACTGGTGAAGTAAATACAAAGCTCTGGCGCTAATTGCTGTATGCTTAATGGTTTGGCATGTCGGGCAAGAAATTGCACATCATCTTCGAGAATGATGACATTATACTGACGACAAATATCCACTAAGGCTTGGCGTCGCTCAATCGATAATTGACTGCCGCAAGGGTTTTGGCTATTTGGCGTTAGATAGAGCAGTTTTGGCTTATGGCGTTGGCATGCTTGAAGAACGCTTTGAGGTATAATGCCTTGCTCATCCATGGTAATAGGGACAACCTTGACTCGTCGATCTTGCGCGGCGGCCAGTATGCCTGGAAATACCAGTTCTTCGGTTAAAATAACGTCACCTTCCCGGCAAAGAGCATTCACAGATACACTGATGGCATGTTGACCGCCATGAGTGAGTAAAAAGTCACAGTTAGTGAGTGTTACCGGCTCACCAGTTAACCAGCGTTTGAAACTTTCTCTATGATTACTGTGACCAAGTTCGGGAGCATAACAGAGCAAATTTGCTAGCAGTTGCGGGTTCGCTGTCATTGCGGTCATGGCATCACTGAGCATTTGAATTTGTGGGCCAGGAGGCGCAAATGCGGCCCTTAAATCTATTTTCCCTGGAATATCTTGGTTCCATTGTTTAATAGCAGGGTAAATTTCCTGTGCTGATTTGACATAGGTGCCACTACCGACACGAGCAACCACTAAGCCTCTGCGTTCGGCCTCACTATATGCTCTAGTAATGGTGCCTATGGTGACCGATAGTGCGTCGGCCAACCGTCGCTGAGGTGGCAACTTTTCATCTAGTGCTAATTCACCGTTTTCTATGGCGTCGGCTATTGCCTGCGCCAATGCTAAATACTTGGGTTGATCACTTTTTAATCTTGGTGTCCAAATTGTCATGGTGACAATAAAATCCTTGTGTAACAAATTTAATTAAATATCATATCAATCAGGTCTATTGATACTGTTTTGTTTTTAATTGTATGCATACAATTTTTAATTGCAAGGATTTATTATGAATGAACAACTGATGGCATTATTGTTACCTTTAACGGTTTTCACAATCACAGCAACTTCTACTCCGGGTCCCAATAATATGCTGCTTTCGGCTAATGGCGCCCGTTTTGGCTTTCGTGCCAGTATGCCCTTTTTGTTGGGTATTCGTTTCGGAAACTTGTTATTGGTATTGCTGCTAAGTCTAGGGCTTGGGGCTTTATTTACTCATTACCCAAATGCACAGCAAGGACTTAAAGTATTGTGTATCGGTTATCTTTTGTATCTGGCAGCGAAAATAGCGTTGGCT of Thalassotalea insulae contains these proteins:
- a CDS encoding HvfC/BufC N-terminal domain-containing protein, whose protein sequence is MSETNLARQQHWFLQMMLSGNALESHANPYVQDSEHFPATSRLFVYQQGYRLRLLECMQAEFPALHLYLGETLFSMFVFGYLQRRPSSHYSLYELGADFADFLATTCPSSQQVPDNVARYLTLPQQLAEVERARSCALRNAGCEELKQYSSITEIVPLSWPSIQLPATSLIVSVGYDLFNYIMSADNYLAEDKTHGTAYEKPKVPEICQQTLLVYRHRYRVSIALLKPWQAAVLTALQSAQQNQQSLNNEFWYQVAKKAQLSSSALLAELNNWLPKALSSSQVC
- a CDS encoding PLP-dependent aminotransferase family protein — its product is MTIWTPRLKSDQPKYLALAQAIADAIENGELALDEKLPPQRRLADALSVTIGTITRAYSEAERRGLVVARVGSGTYVKSAQEIYPAIKQWNQDIPGKIDLRAAFAPPGPQIQMLSDAMTAMTANPQLLANLLCYAPELGHSNHRESFKRWLTGEPVTLTNCDFLLTHGGQHAISVSVNALCREGDVILTEELVFPGILAAAQDRRVKVVPITMDEQGIIPQSVLQACQRHKPKLLYLTPNSQNPCGSQLSIERRQALVDICRQYNVIILEDDVQFLARHAKPLSIQQLAPELCIYFTSFSKRFDGAMRLGTLVTPKALYDKIRLSLRASSWTNSPLLIHCLCQWMDNGELAELEHWLTQEMHARQAIAKEHLAPWLTVSQASSFNLWLKLPTGWLSHEFVAQAMDNGVLVRSADDYRVGHQVPSPAVRLCLSRPSNREQLSQALTVLKNILEQGPSLKDALI